The Skermanella rosea sequence GCCCCGGAGGATCGTCACTTGGCGGTGTTGGAAGCGTTCGCGGCCTTGATCAGGTCGGCCCCGATGTCCTTCTCGAAGGTGGCCCAGACGGGAGCCATTGCCTTGCGCCAGGCCTCCGTCTCCTCCTTGGAGAGCTTGATGATCTCCGAGCTGCCGCTCTCGGCGATCCGCTTCCGGTCCCGCTGGTTCAGGTCCTCCGCCATCTTGTTCACCTCGACCGTCACCTCGTCCAGGATCTTCTCCAGCTCGGCGCGGACGTCGGTGGGCAGCTCGGTCCAGAAATCGGTGTTGGCGACGACCATGTAGTCCAGCGCGCCATGGTTGCTCTCGGTGATGTACTTCTGGACCTCATAGAACTTCTGCGAGTAGATGTTCGACCAGGTGTTTTCCTGCCCGTCGATCGCGCCGGTCTGGAGCGCCTGGTACACCTCGGCGAAGGCCATCTTCTGCGGGTTGGCGTTCAGCGCCTTGAACTGCTCCAGCAGCACGTCGGAAGCTTGGATGCGGAACTTGCGGCCGGCCGCGTCCTCGGGCTTGCGCAGCGGATTGTTGGCCGAAAGCTGCTTCATGCCGTTGTGCCAGTAGGCCAGCCCGATGAAGCCCTTCTTCTCCATCGAGGTCAGCAGCTTCTTGCCCTCGGGGCTCGCCTGGAAGCGGTCCACCGCGGCGATGTCGTCGAACAGGAACGGCAGGTCGAAGACCTGGAGCTGCTTGGTGTATTTGTCGAACTTGGACAGCGAGGGGGCGATGAGCTGGACGTCGCCGAGAGCCAGCGCCTCCATCTCCTTGGCGTCGCCGAACAGCTGGGAGTTCGGATAAACCTCGACCTTGACCTTGTCGTCGCCCAGGCGCTCCTTGACGAGCTTCTGGAACATCAGCGCGCCCTGGCCCTTGGGTGTGCTGTCGGCTACCACGTGGCTGAACTTGATGGTTACCGGCTTGGCAAAAGCGGTTCCGGCAGCGAGAATGCCAGCAAGGGCGATGGCGGTAGCGAAGAGACGCATGGACTTTCCTCCGAAGGGGATTTTCTTCGATATTCTGCCAATAGGGGTAATGGAGCGGGCAGCGGTTTGCAAGCAATGTGTTTGACCGGCCGGCGGGCGCATCGCCTGCTCGCGATGGCTGTAATCCTGGCATTCGCCACGATCGGGGAACCCAGGGCTGCGGGCCGCGACCACTTGCCCGGGATACTTGGACGGGACGACCGTACTCCGCTGGACAACCAGGACTGGCCTTGGGCCGCGATAGGACGGGTGAACCGGACGATCGGCGGGTTCTGCACCGGAACGCTGATCGGCCCGCGCCACGTGCTGACGGCGGCGCACTGCCTGTTCAACAGGCGCACGGGGCGCCTGATCGGCGCCGGCGACATCCACTTCCTGGCCGGATACCGGCGCGGCTCCTATCTGTCGCACTCGGTGGGCCGCAAGATCACCGTGGCGGCCGGATACGACCACCGCGCCCCGTTCGAAGCCGGAAACCTGGGAGCGGACTGGGCCATCCTCGAGCTGGCCGAGCCCATGTCCATCAGACCGGTCCCGATCCGGAAGGAGCCGCTGCCCGCGGGGGTCGAACTGGTCCGCGCCGGCTACGGCCAGGACCGTGCCCACCTGCTGTCGATCCACGATGGCTGCGCGCCCCGGCCGGGCTCCTCCCCGCCGGGCCTGCTGATGCATACCTGCGACGCCACCCACGGGGACAGCGGCTCCCCCCTGCTGATGCGCGGGCCGGAGGGGCCGGCCATCGTCGGCCTCGACGTCGCCGCCGGGCGGCTGGGCGGCGCGCTCGCGGGACTTGCCGTCCCGGCCACCAGCTTCCATACCTTCGCCCACGCCGCGCTCTCGGGGGCGGGCGGGAACGACGAACCATAACCAACGAGGGGGAGACGCCGCCATGGCGCCACGGATAGACTATTTCTTCACGCCCATCTCGCCCTGGGTCTTCCTGGGATCGGAGCGGTTCCACGCGGTCGCCCGCGGGGCCGGAGCCGAGGTCGCCTACCGGCCGGTCGATTTCGGCCGGATCTTTCCGGCGTCCGGCGGGCTGCCCTTGCCGAAGCGCGCGCCGCAGCGGCAGGCCTACCGGCTGACCGAGCTGAAGCGCTGGTCGGAACACCTGGGCATTCCGCTGATCCCGCAGCCGTCCAACTTTCCGCAACCCGACGAACTGGCCGCGCTGACCCTGATCGCGGCGGAACAGGCGGGCGCCGACATGGCGGCGCTCTGCACCGCGTTCGGCCGCGCGGTGTGGATCGAGGACCGCGTCCTGTCGGCCCCGGAGACGCTGGCCGACATCCTGTCGCGGCACGGCGCCTCGCCCGACCTGATCGACCGGGCGCAGTCGGACGAGGTGCGCGCCCTTCGGGACGCCTACACCGAGCAGGCGCTGTCGACCGGCGTGTTCGGGGCGCCGACCTACGTGGTGGACGGCGAGCTGTTCTGGGGCCAGGACAGGCTGGATTTCCTGGAGCGGAAACTCTCCCGCTCCTGAGGCGGGACGCTACCCGTGTTCAGGGCCTGCCCCCGGGGCAGGCCCTATCCGGGGCGGGGAAGTCAGGCGGCCATGCGACGGTACTGGTTCTCGATCGTCTCGATGCCGGCGCGGAATTGGGCAAGCGATGCCTCCGCATGCACCTTGACCAAATACCAGGCATCCTCGGAGGCGCGGCGCGCGTCCTCCAGCCGTGCCTCGCAACGGTTGCGCAGACCACGCAACTCGTCGAGCGAGCGTTCCAGAAGGAATTTCTGATCACCCGGCACCCGCTCGGCAACGGCGCGCAGATTGTCCAGTCGTTCGGTCAAGGCCTTCATTTCAAGCGACGAAGCCGATTCGAACCGATCCCTGCTCCGATGTTTCATGAGACCCTCCCAACTACACTCCTCATGGTTCCATCACCTGCATTATCCGGGCCATCCCTCTCGCCGCGCCGCGGCCCCTGATCGCCGCGTTGGTTGCGCTTGGTATTAACCGTCCCGGCCATCCTCTATTCCACGCCATGTCCACCCACCTTCGGACACAGGGACGGACCGGATCCGGCGTTGGTCGCAACATTGTTTCGCGGGCCAACCATTACAAGTCCCTTTAAGGCGGAGCAGAGTTCACAACAATAACTTAACTGCTTTTTTTCCCGCACGGCCAGAACTCGTTGCCGAAGGCCAATAACGGATCAATACTAAAGTAATGATCAGGCTTCAAGCCCACCTCCAAAGATTGCTGCACCGCACAAGACGAGGTTGAGTATGGCCGTATTTTCAATGCAGGACTTCGACGGACATGAGCAGGTTGTTTTCGCCTCCGATCCGGAGTCGGGACTGAAGGCGATCATCGCCGTCCATAACACCGCCCGCGGCCCCGCCCTGGGCGGTTGCCGCATGTGGAACTACGCGGGCGAGGGTTTGGCCGTCCGCGACGTGCTGCGCCTGTCCCGCGGCATGACCTACAAGAACGCCCTGGCCGACCTCCCCTTCGGCGGCGGCAAGTCGGTGATCATCGGCGACTCCCGCACGGACAAGACACCCGAGTTGATGGCCGCCATGGGCAAGGCGGTCGAACGTCTGGCCGGCCGCTACATCATCGCCGAGGATGTCGGGACCTCGGTCGAGGACATGGCGACGGTCCGGGGCGTCACCCGGCACGTGGCCGGGCTGCGCGACGGCAGCGGCGATCCCTCCCCCGCCACGGCGCGCGGGGTCTTCATGGGCATCCGGGCCGCGGCGGACTACCGGCTGAGGCGCAACAGCCTGGACGGGCTCCGGGTCAACGTGCAGGGCCTGGGCCATGTCGGCTGGGACCTGTGCCGCCAGCTCGCCGAGGAAGGCGCCCGGCTGGCCGTCAGCGACATCCGCCGCGACGCCGTCGAACGGGCCGTCGAGACCTTCGGAGCCACACCGGTGGACGCGGAGCAGATCTTCGACGTGGAGGCCGACGTCTTCGCCCCGTGCGCGCTGGGCGCGGTGATCGACGACGACACCCTACCCCGCCTGAAAGTCGCGGTGGTGGCCGGGTCGGCCAACAACCAGCTCGCCGAGAGCCGCCACGGAACCGAGCTGGCCCGGCGCGGTATCCTCTACGCGCCCGACTTCGTCATCAATGCCGGCGGCGTCATCAATATCAGTTACGAGTTCGGCCGGAACGGCAAGGGCTATGACCGCGCGGCGGCATTCGCCCATGTGGACCGGATCCACGATACGTTGTTGACGATCTTCCAGAGGGCCGATGCGGAGGGGATTCCGACAAACATCGCCGCCGACCGGATCGCGGAGGAACGTTTCCGCCCGTCAAGGGTTGCATAGGCTCGCGAGCCGCACCATGGCGAGGCCGTGGTGCGGCTTGGACCGGCGGCAGATCCAGCGGGGGAGGAGTTACTCGGCCGCGATGGCGGCTTCTTCGGGAACGGGAGCGGAGCAGGTGTTCGCGCAGGTCAGCGTGTTGCGATGGTCCGTCACCATCTGGCGCACATAGGGGACGCATTTGCCGCATTGCGGCTTGCATCCCATGCAGGTGAAGAACCCCGCGGCAGAGCAAACGCCGTCGGCGAGAGCCTGCTTGACCTTCTTCTCGGTAAATCCGTGGCAGATGCAGACATACATGATCGTTTGAACCCAGCCGATGTTGCTCCAATGGTTAGAGCAGTTGAGAATGAGTGTCAATCGCTTAGTTGATCGTAATCCGCCGTGGTCGAGATCGCCGCACTTGCCCAAATCATAAGCGTGTCTTGAATGAACAGATCGCTAACGCGAAGCGTGAAAAAGGTCGGCGAATAAGGCCTAAAGCAAAAGTGACATAAGGGAGGTCCGACGAGCCATGAGGAAAATTGTCGCGGCGGCGGCCCTGTCGTCTGCCCTCGTTTTCTCCGGCGCCGCCCATGCGCAGGACGATCCCGGAAAAGTCGCCATCTCGATTTCCTGCGGCTCGGTCGGCATCGAATTCCAGGTCTGCAGCACCGGCGTCGAAGCCTGGGCCAAGGCCACCGGCCATCGGGTCCAGCTCGTCTCGACCCCGAACGACAGCAACGAGCGCCTGGCCCTGTACCAGCAACTGCTGGCCGCGAAATCCGGCGACATCGACGTCTTCCAGATCGACGTGGTGTGGCCCGGCATCCTCGCCAACCACCTGATCGACCTGCGCGAGCACATCGACCCCAAGGTGCTGGACCAGCATTTCGAGGCGATCGTGAAGAACGACATCGTCGACGACCGGCTGGTCGCCATGCCCTGGTTCACCGATGCCGGGCTGTTCTATTACCGCAAGGACCTGCTGGAGAAATACGGCCGGCCGCTGCCGGCCACCTGGCAGGAGATGACGGAGACCGCCCGGATCATCCAGGAGGGCGAGCGGGCCGCCGGCAACGACCGGATGTGGGGATTCGTCTTCCAGGGCCGCGCGTTCGAGGGACTGACGGTCAACGCGCTGGAATGGCTGGACAGCTTCAACGCCGGCACTGTTGTCAACGAGCAGGGCGAGATCACGGTGAACAATCCGCGCGCCGCCGACGCGCTGACGCTGGCGGCCTCCTGGGTCAACGACATAGCCCCGCAGGGCGTGATCAACTACAGCGAGGAGGAGGGCCGCGGCGTCTTCCAGTCCGGCAACGCCGTCTTCATGCGCAACTGGCCCTATGCCTGGCCGCTGCTGAACGCGGAGGACAGCCCCGTGCGCGGCAAGGTGGCGGTGGCCCAGCTTCCGAAGGGCGGGCCGGACGGCAAGCACACCGCCACGCTGGGGGGCTGGCAGTTGGCCGTCTCCAAGTATTCGCAGCATCCGGAGGTCGCGGCCGACCTGGTCCGCTACCTGACCAGCCTGGAGGAGCAGAAGCGCCGGGCCGTGGTCGGCGGTTTCAACCCGACCATCGACGCCCTGTACAAGGACCAGGAGGTGCTGGCCGCCAACCCGTTCTTCGGCGACCTGTACGAGGTCTTCGTCAACGCGGTGGCGCGCCCGTCGCGGGTGACCGGCGTGCGCTACAACCAGGTCTCGGCGGAATTCTGGAACGCGGTCCACGCGACGCTGTCCGGCCAGACCGACGCGAAGACAAGCCTGGCGGACCTGGAGCAAACGCTCGACCGGGTCAGCCGCGGCGGCCGGTGGTAGGAGGCAAGGATGACGACCGTATACGACGCGGGACGGGCCACGGCGCCGGCGGCGCGCGGCGGAGCCGCTTCCTCCCGGGGCTCCCTGCTGACCCGCCGGCGCCGCCGGGCGGCCTGGCTGTTCCTGGCGCCGATGATCCTGGTCCTGGCGCTGGTCGCGGGATGGCCGCTGTTGCGGACGATCTATTTCTCCTTCACCGACGCGACGCTGTACGACCTCGAATACCACGAGTTCATCGGCCTGCTGAACTTCTACTACCTGGCGATCGACCCGCACTGGTGGCGTGCGGTCTGGAACACGGTGTTCTTCGCGGTGGTGTCGGTCAGCATCGAGACGGTGCTGGGCATGGTCATCGCGCTGACGCTCAACGCGCACATGCCGGGCCGGGGCCTGCTGCGGGCGGCGATGCTGATCCCCTGGGCGATCCCAACGGTGGTCTCGGCCCAGATGTGGGGCTGGATGTACCACGACCTCTACGGCGTGATTAACGAGATCTTCCTGTTCGTCGGGCTGATCGACCAGCCGCGCGCCTGGATCGCCGACCCGGACCTGTCCATGTATGCCGTCATCGCGGTCGATGTCTGGAAGACCACGCCCTTCATGACCCTGCTGATCCTGGCGGCGCTCCAGCTGCTGCCCGGCGAGGTCTACGAGGCCGCCCGGGTGGACGGGATCAACCCGGTGAAGGTCTTCTTCAAGGTGACCCTGCCGCTGATCAAGCCGGCGCTGATGGTGGCGATCATCTTCCGCACGCTGGACGCGCTGCGCATCTTCGACCTGATGTATGTCCTGACCGGCAACAGTCGGGCGACCGCGTCCATGTCGGTCTATGCGCGCCAGCAGCTGGTGGATTTCCAGGACGTCGGCTACGGCTCCGCCGCCTCCACCTTCCTGTTCCTGATCATCGCGGCCTTCACCGTGATCTATATCACCGTCGGCAAGGTGAACTTCGACCAGGGAGGCAAGTGAGCCATGCGCAGCCGCAAGATCGTCGGCCGGGTGCTGTTCTACGTCCTGGTCGCCTTCATCGTCGTCTATACGGTGTTCCCGTTCTACTGGGCGATCGTCTCGTCGCTGAAAGCGGGCTCGGGACTGTTCCAGGTGGAGTTCTGGCCGGCCAATCCGGCCTGGGACAATTATGTCGGCGTCTTCCAGGGCCAGCCGTTCGGCCGCAACATCCTCAACTCGGTCATCGTCGCCGTGTCGGTGGTCGTGCTGTCGCTGTTCATCGCCGTCACCGCCTCCTACTCGCTCGGCCGCGTCCAGTTCCGCGGGCGCACCACCCTGCTGCTGGTCGTGCTCAGCGTCTCCATGTTCCCGCAGGTCGCCGTGCTGTCCGGCATGTTCGAGCTGATCCGGTGGCTCGGCCTCTACAACAACCTGCTGGGGCTGATCCTGTCCTACATGATCTTCACCCTGCCCTTCACGGTCTGGGTGCTGACCACCTTCATGCGGGAGCTGCCCAAGGAGCTGGAGGAGGCCGCGATCGTGGACGGGGCTAGCCCGTGGGTGGTGATCACCCGGGTCTTCCTGCCGCTGATGGGGCCGGCGCTCGCCACCACCGGCCTGCTCGCCTTCATCGCGGCCTGGAACGAGTTCCTGTTCGCCCTGTCCTTCACCCTGTCGAACGAGATGCGAACCGTCCCGGTCGCCATCGCGCTGATCACCGGCACCAGCCAGTTCGAGCTGCCCTGGGGCAACATCATGGCGGCCTCGGTGA is a genomic window containing:
- a CDS encoding 2-hydroxychromene-2-carboxylate isomerase, translated to MAPRIDYFFTPISPWVFLGSERFHAVARGAGAEVAYRPVDFGRIFPASGGLPLPKRAPQRQAYRLTELKRWSEHLGIPLIPQPSNFPQPDELAALTLIAAEQAGADMAALCTAFGRAVWIEDRVLSAPETLADILSRHGASPDLIDRAQSDEVRALRDAYTEQALSTGVFGAPTYVVDGELFWGQDRLDFLERKLSRS
- a CDS encoding trypsin-like serine peptidase, whose product is MNRTIGGFCTGTLIGPRHVLTAAHCLFNRRTGRLIGAGDIHFLAGYRRGSYLSHSVGRKITVAAGYDHRAPFEAGNLGADWAILELAEPMSIRPVPIRKEPLPAGVELVRAGYGQDRAHLLSIHDGCAPRPGSSPPGLLMHTCDATHGDSGSPLLMRGPEGPAIVGLDVAAGRLGGALAGLAVPATSFHTFAHAALSGAGGNDEP
- a CDS encoding ABC transporter substrate-binding protein, translating into MRKIVAAAALSSALVFSGAAHAQDDPGKVAISISCGSVGIEFQVCSTGVEAWAKATGHRVQLVSTPNDSNERLALYQQLLAAKSGDIDVFQIDVVWPGILANHLIDLREHIDPKVLDQHFEAIVKNDIVDDRLVAMPWFTDAGLFYYRKDLLEKYGRPLPATWQEMTETARIIQEGERAAGNDRMWGFVFQGRAFEGLTVNALEWLDSFNAGTVVNEQGEITVNNPRAADALTLAASWVNDIAPQGVINYSEEEGRGVFQSGNAVFMRNWPYAWPLLNAEDSPVRGKVAVAQLPKGGPDGKHTATLGGWQLAVSKYSQHPEVAADLVRYLTSLEEQKRRAVVGGFNPTIDALYKDQEVLAANPFFGDLYEVFVNAVARPSRVTGVRYNQVSAEFWNAVHATLSGQTDAKTSLADLEQTLDRVSRGGRW
- a CDS encoding (2Fe-2S)-binding protein, whose protein sequence is MYVCICHGFTEKKVKQALADGVCSAAGFFTCMGCKPQCGKCVPYVRQMVTDHRNTLTCANTCSAPVPEEAAIAAE
- a CDS encoding Glu/Leu/Phe/Val family dehydrogenase; amino-acid sequence: MAVFSMQDFDGHEQVVFASDPESGLKAIIAVHNTARGPALGGCRMWNYAGEGLAVRDVLRLSRGMTYKNALADLPFGGGKSVIIGDSRTDKTPELMAAMGKAVERLAGRYIIAEDVGTSVEDMATVRGVTRHVAGLRDGSGDPSPATARGVFMGIRAAADYRLRRNSLDGLRVNVQGLGHVGWDLCRQLAEEGARLAVSDIRRDAVERAVETFGATPVDAEQIFDVEADVFAPCALGAVIDDDTLPRLKVAVVAGSANNQLAESRHGTELARRGILYAPDFVINAGGVINISYEFGRNGKGYDRAAAFAHVDRIHDTLLTIFQRADAEGIPTNIAADRIAEERFRPSRVA
- a CDS encoding carbohydrate ABC transporter permease, translated to MTTVYDAGRATAPAARGGAASSRGSLLTRRRRRAAWLFLAPMILVLALVAGWPLLRTIYFSFTDATLYDLEYHEFIGLLNFYYLAIDPHWWRAVWNTVFFAVVSVSIETVLGMVIALTLNAHMPGRGLLRAAMLIPWAIPTVVSAQMWGWMYHDLYGVINEIFLFVGLIDQPRAWIADPDLSMYAVIAVDVWKTTPFMTLLILAALQLLPGEVYEAARVDGINPVKVFFKVTLPLIKPALMVAIIFRTLDALRIFDLMYVLTGNSRATASMSVYARQQLVDFQDVGYGSAASTFLFLIIAAFTVIYITVGKVNFDQGGK
- a CDS encoding TRAP transporter substrate-binding protein gives rise to the protein MRLFATAIALAGILAAGTAFAKPVTIKFSHVVADSTPKGQGALMFQKLVKERLGDDKVKVEVYPNSQLFGDAKEMEALALGDVQLIAPSLSKFDKYTKQLQVFDLPFLFDDIAAVDRFQASPEGKKLLTSMEKKGFIGLAYWHNGMKQLSANNPLRKPEDAAGRKFRIQASDVLLEQFKALNANPQKMAFAEVYQALQTGAIDGQENTWSNIYSQKFYEVQKYITESNHGALDYMVVANTDFWTELPTDVRAELEKILDEVTVEVNKMAEDLNQRDRKRIAESGSSEIIKLSKEETEAWRKAMAPVWATFEKDIGADLIKAANASNTAK
- a CDS encoding sll1863 family stress response protein, with translation MKHRSRDRFESASSLEMKALTERLDNLRAVAERVPGDQKFLLERSLDELRGLRNRCEARLEDARRASEDAWYLVKVHAEASLAQFRAGIETIENQYRRMAA
- a CDS encoding carbohydrate ABC transporter permease gives rise to the protein MRSRKIVGRVLFYVLVAFIVVYTVFPFYWAIVSSLKAGSGLFQVEFWPANPAWDNYVGVFQGQPFGRNILNSVIVAVSVVVLSLFIAVTASYSLGRVQFRGRTTLLLVVLSVSMFPQVAVLSGMFELIRWLGLYNNLLGLILSYMIFTLPFTVWVLTTFMRELPKELEEAAIVDGASPWVVITRVFLPLMGPALATTGLLAFIAAWNEFLFALSFTLSNEMRTVPVAIALITGTSQFELPWGNIMAASVIVTVPLLVLVMIFQRKIVSGLTAGAVKG